A stretch of Tachyglossus aculeatus isolate mTacAcu1 chromosome 3, mTacAcu1.pri, whole genome shotgun sequence DNA encodes these proteins:
- the LOC119925332 gene encoding pleckstrin homology domain-containing family A member 5-like: MTEYILSRRVRGEIRLEMGLSLALSLGLGCGVRGWGRGAAWLRALPRIWSYGVTRGGRLFFINKECQSTSWLHPVTGEALLTGHRRPTPDLPTGWEEAYTFEGARYYINET; encoded by the exons ATGACTGAGTACATCCTCTCTAGGCGAGTGAGAGGGGAGATAAGGTTAGAGATGGGATTAAGTTTAGcattaagtttagggttag GGTGCGGGGTCcgcgggtgggggcggggggcggcctggCTGCGCGCGCTGCCCCGGATCTGGTCCTATGGCGTCACCCGCGGCGGACGACTCTTCTTCATCAACAAGGAGTGTCAGAGCACGAGCTGGCTGCACCCCGTCACCGGAGAGGCCCTGCTCACCGGACACCGACGCCCCACCCCAGATTTGCCCACCGGCTGGGAGGAGGCCTACACTTTCGAAGGAGCGAGATATTATATAAATGAGACATGA
- the LOC119925333 gene encoding olfactory receptor 1038-like — MGQGNYSEVMEFIQVGLTDSVHMWAILFVFFLLIYVVGVMENLGLIRLIGLSPRLHTPMYFFLSHLAFVDFCYTSSITPNMLVDLAIELKSISFTACAIQVGCFITFINVEIFLLSLMVYDHYVAICQPLLYMTVMSWKLCTQMVAGTYLYCFLVGFFHTFLTFRFSYYDSNVINHFYCDEVPLLALSCSDTRIKERLIFAFAGFNMLGSLLIVLISYIFILLAILRIHYSEGRHKAFSTCTSHLTSVTIFYATMYLQHKSNYSLDTDTIASVFCTIAIPMLNPLIYSLRNQEVKGALKKKIGKIRCMTP; from the coding sequence ATGGGGCAAGGTAACTATTCTGAAGTGATGGAGTTCattcaggtggggctcacagatagcGTACACATGTGGGCCATCCTTTTTGTGTTTTTTCTATTGATCTATGTAGTTGGTGTCATGGAGAATCTTGGACTGATCAGATTAATTGGGCTCAGCCCTCGACTTCACACTCCTATGTACTTTTTCCTAAGCCATTTAGCCTTTGTTGACTTCTGTTATACCTCTTCCATCACTCCCAACATGTTGGTGGACTTGGCTATAGAATTGAAAAGCATTTCCTTCACAGCCTGTGCTATTCAAGTAGGTTGCTTCATCACTTTTATAAATGTAGAAATTTTTCTCCTGTCATTGATGGTGTATGACCATTATGTGGCAATCTGCCAACCTCTTCTTTATATGACTGTGATGTCTTGGAAACTGTGTACCCAAATGGTAGCTGGTACTTACCTATATTGTTTTTTGGTTGGATTTTTTCACACATTTCTGACATTTCGTTTCTCCTACTATGACTCCAATGTCATCAATCACTTCTATTGTGACGAGGTCCCCTTGTTGGCATTGTCTTGCTCTGACACCCGTATCAAAGAGAGGCTGATTTTTGCATTTGCTGGTTTTAATATGCTCGGCTCACTTCTAATTGTTCTCATCTCTTACATTTTTATTCTCTTGGCCATCTTAAGGATTCACTATTCTGAAGGGAGAcataaagccttttccacctgcacctcccactTAACATCTGTTACTATATTTTATGCAACTATGTATTTACAGCATAAATCAAATTATTCACTGGACACTGATACAATtgcttcagtgttctgcaccatcGCGATCCCCATGCTTAATCCCTTGATCTATAGCTTGAgaaatcaagaggtgaaaggtgccTTAAAGAAGAAAATAGGGAAAATAAGATGTATGACACCATGA